A genomic window from Lotus japonicus ecotype B-129 chromosome 1, LjGifu_v1.2 includes:
- the LOC130747487 gene encoding putative glycine-rich cell wall structural protein 1, producing MSISGEIIIEGSGNSGGRVSMLPGGGDNGSWVVDGGDGGGGGGSGGGGGASGGGSAGGGANVMAVVVAVEVESAIVVLEGGGGGSDSGGSSGGGRGGGDSGGGGGVGSDSGSGG from the exons ATGAGTATTAGCGGCGAAATTATAATTGAGGGGTCAGGTAACAGTGGTGGTAGAGTTTCGATGTTACCTGGTGGCGGTGACAATGGTAGTTgggtggtggatggtggcgatgggggtggaggtggtggcagtggtggggGTGGTGGCGCCAGTGGAGGTGGTAGTGCTGGTGGCGGTGCCAACGTCATGGCGGTGGTGGTAgcagtggaggtggag TCCGCGATCGTGGtgttggagggtggtggtggtggcagtgataGTGGTGGTAGCAGTGGCGGAGGTAGAGGTGGTGGCGATagtgggggtggtggtggtgtgggAAGTGATAGTGGCAGTGGAGGGTAG
- the LOC130733168 gene encoding F-box/kelch-repeat protein At3g06240-like has product MERKRGSTGSASAIRKGKRVAVAEKVYDSSARATRRSKRIAEKLNKHESQQLRVSFDDLPSHITAHILRRLPVKSVIICKSVCRRWKAVISDPHFAKLHLQLSPAGLMIFTRDRKLSRTMYLLECDSEKFGNDDEGQFGFRERKRNCHFKLEHKLKLRRRGGKLDLDKRDETKQRGRQMGYIPCELPLHGAKFNNYAVVNSCNGLLCLSDMERNYLVVCNPVIGEFIRLPEPTIIDKADYKLRRVDVGFGFQPKTNEYKVVRIFKGRCPLQDTKVIMGVEIHTLGTSKWRNVEFDPTHVYWLQFPTCLSGALYWICYHHQELSILCFEFESENFQLLPTPPHLFINDMTVGEYGGSLYICNSSLTGGHVKMWIMKKNDFEESWTLVFSSDIMSRPNGSLYWPVKHFQNGAALLMYHSCNCFIYYEPEKYGFRFFKVRGSKFEAVPHVPSLISLKGAVKGDNIEVMNVHSRCEEVKLQEEKEVPFLAIVKELTNLCYISSDDEE; this is encoded by the exons ATGGAAAGAAAAAGGGGTTCAACTGGCTCTGCTAGTGCTATTAGAAAAGGCAAAAGGGTAGCAGTAGCTGAGAAAGTTTATGATAGCTCTGCTAGGGCTACCAGAAGAAGCAAGAGAATAGCTGAGAAACTTAATAAGCATGAAAGTCAACAACTTAGGGTTTCTTTTGATGATCTTCCATCCCACATCACTGCCCACATTCTGCGAAGACTTCCCGTTAAGTCTGTTATCATTTGTAAATCTGTTTGCAGAAGATGGAAAGCTGTGATCTCAGACCCACATTTTGCCAAATTACACTTACAGCTTTCACCGGCTGGTTTAATGATTTTCACCAGGGATAGGAAACTGTCAAGAACCATGTACCTTCTCGAGTGTGATTCTGAAAAGTTTGGAAATGATGATGAGGGCCAATTCGGGTTCCGTGAGCGTAAACGCAACTGTCACTTTAAACTTGAGCATAAACTCAAGCTTCGTCGTCGTGGTGGCAAACTAGATTTGGACAAAAGAGATGAGACCAAACAAAGGGGCAGACAAATGGGTTATATTCCTTGCGAGCTTCCTCTTCATGGTgccaaatttaataattatgcTGTGGTGAATTCTTGTAATGGCTTGCTTTGCTTGTCTGATATGGAAAGAAACTATCTTGTTGTTTGCAATCCAGTTATAGGTGAGTTCATTAGACTTCCGGAACCTACCATAATTGATAAAGCTGATTATAAGTTGCGTAGGGTAGATGTGGGTTTTGGTTTCCAACCCAAAACTAATGAATACAAGGTGGTAAGAATATTCAAGGGACGCTGCCCGTTGCAGGACACAAAGGTTATTATGGGAGTTGAAATTCACACACTGGGAACATCAAAATGGAGGAATGTTGAGTTTGATCCTACGCATGTTTACTGGCTTCAATTTCCTACATGTTTGAGTGGGGCACTTTACTGGATCTGTTATCATCACCAGGAATTGTCAATATTGTGTTTCGAATTTGAAAGTGAGAATTTCCAATTGTTGCCTACTCCACCTCATTTATTTATAAATGATATGACCGTGGGAGAATATGGGGGCTCCCTTTACATATGTAATTCATCTCTTACAGGGGGTCACGTTAAAATGTGGATTATGAAGAAAAATGATTTCGAAGAATCATGGACTCTTGTTTTCAGCAGTGATATTATGAGCAGGCCTAATGGTAGTTTATATTGGCCAGTAAAACACTTTCAGAATGGTGCTGCTTTATTGATGTATCATTCTTGCAATTGCTTTATCTACTATGAACCTGAAAAGTATGGATTCAGATTTTTTAAGGTTCGTGGATCAAAATTTGAGGCTGTTCCTCATGTTCCTAGTCTTATCTCACTAAAGGGTGCTGTGAAAGGAGATAATATTGAGGTGATGAATGTCCACTCAAG GTGTGAAGAGGTGAAATtgcaagaagaaaaagaagttcctttcttggctatagtGAAAGAATTGACAAATTTGTGCTAtatatcttctgatgatgaagaatag